One window of the Cryptomeria japonica chromosome 7, Sugi_1.0, whole genome shotgun sequence genome contains the following:
- the LOC131064507 gene encoding cysteine-rich receptor-like protein kinase 2, which translates to MPGTKTIARHSWIFLYVLLISAIPNLVLRLEADPQIIEAGHGCSQIKYANATVFMKNLNTVFSLLAKNISSTGFATASSGTGIDGVYGMAQCRKDLSMEDCSKCYAAAEVQIVRYCPVEIGARMIFDGCFLRYENHTFFDQAIDAGNSNVCISDSSSRPGLFNQTLQNLLAEIKSKALKNGGFATDEISVKGLPTTIYGLAMCRPTLTTNSCDVCLQHASKLVERCFSLQDGRGLDAGCFLRYSTYAFFSTPPPSSSHSKTGAILVGTLGGAALIAVLGLLFIFRHSFRKMYTKVPGRSQDEQAEVYFAAEEDPKGDHLFNYDSLRAATKNFDQSMLLGEGGFGKVYKGIFSDGQEVAVKKLFVQQPTGAFDGFVTEVKLISAVRHHNLVRLLGCCRRGTEKLLVYEFISNTSLDKHLFANISKPLSWKARFEIILGTAHGLTYLNEESPFRILHRDIKVSNILLGNDFQPKIADFGLARLFPDDLTHLTTRVGGTIGYTAPEYALHGQLTEKVDVYSYGMLVLEIVSGRKYIDPKLPAQMELLLGWAWSLYEKNEAFSLADPKLIESDPEVNKGEILKVIQIALLCTQGAPELRPLMSKVVSMLTSNKEILFQPTRPAFIDDNSTSNGLGSVNVGWVESPSIASTEAALSITLEAR; encoded by the exons ATGCCAGGCACAAAGACAATCGCCAGACACTCATGGATTTTCTTGTACGTACTCCTAATTTCAGCCATACCCAATTTGGTTCTTAGATTAGAAGCCGATCCCCAAATTATAGAGGCCGGTCATGGCTGTAGTCAGATTAAGTATGCAAATGCCACCGTTTTCATGAAAAACCTCAACACCGTTTTCTCGCTGCTTGCCAAAAATATTTCTTCAACAGGCTTCGCTACGGCTTCATCCGGGACAGGCATAGATGGCGTCTATGGGATGGCCCAATGTAGAAAGGACTTGTCAATGGAGGACTGTAGTAAGTGCTATGCAGCGGCCGAAGTTCAGATTGTTAGATACTGTCCCGTCGAGATCGGGGCACGCATGATTTTCGACGGATGTTTTTTGCGTTATGAGAATCACACTTTCTTTGATCAGGCAATCGATGCCGGAAACTCCAATGTGTGCATCTCTGACTCTTCCTCCCGTCCTGGACTTTTTAATCAAACTTTGCAGAATTTGCTTGCGGAAATCAAATCTAAGGCTCTCAAAAACGGGGGTTTTGCCACTGATGAAATTAGTGTTAAGGGTTTACCGACGACCATTTATGGACTGGCTATGTGTAGGCCAACACTTACCACAAATAGCTGTGATGTTTGCCTCCAGCACGCTTCAAAGCTCGTAGAGCGGTGCTTTTCACTGCAGGATGGAAGGGGTCTCGACGCCGGCTGTTTTCTGCGTTATTCCACCTATGCTTTTTTCTCGACTCCTCCTCCTTCCT CAAGCCATTCGAAGACTGGGGCCATCTTGGTCGGAACCTTGGGAGGTGCAGCTCTCATTGCTGTATTAGGGCTGTTGTTTATATTCAGGCACTCTTTTCGAAAGATGTACACTAAAGTCCCCGGCCGAAGCCAGGATGAACAAGCAG AGGTATATTTTGCTGCCGAAGAAGATCCTAAGGGGGATCATCTATTTAATTACGATTCCCTTCGAGCTGCAACTAAAAACTTCGATCAAAGTATGCTACTTGGGGAAGGAGGATTTGGTAAAGTTTATAAG GGAATATTTAGCGATGGCCAGGAGGTTGCAGTGAAGAAGCTTTTCGTACAACAGCCGACAGGGGCATTCGACGGATTTGTTACAGAAGTGAAGCTCATTAGCGCCGTTCGTCACCATAATCTTGTTCGTTTGCTTGGGTGTTGCAGAAGAGGAACGGAGAAGCTATTGGTTTACGAATTCATATCAAATACGAGCCTTGACAAACATCTCTTTG CGAATATATCCAAACCCCTGAGCTGGAAAGCGCGATTTGAGATCATTTTGGGAACGGCGCATGGACTTACATACTTAAATGAAGAATCCCCGTTTCGAATTCTGCACAGGGATATCAAAGTCAGCAACATACTTCTGGGTAATGACTTTCAGCCCAAAATTGCAGATTTTGGACTGGCAAGGCTCTTTCCAGACGACCTGACACATCTTACTACAAGAGTCGGTGGGACAAT AGGGTATACTGCGCCGGAATATGCTCTTCACGGTCAATTGACAGAAAAGGTAGATGTTTACAGCTACGGCATGCTTGTTCTCGAAATTGTAAGCGGCAGAAAGTATATTGATCCCAAACTTCCGGCACAGATGGAACTCCTCCTAGGATGG GCATGGAGTCTATACGAGAAAAATGAGGCATTCAGCTTGGCAGATCCAAAACTAATCGAGTCAGATCCGGAGGTGAATAAAGGAGAGATATTAAAGGTAATCCAGATTGCTCTCCTATGCACACAAGGAGCTCCTGAGTTAAGGCCATTAATGTCTAAAGTGGTGTCCATGCTAAcaagcaataaagaaattctgTTTCAGCCCACTCGCCCAGCTTTTATTGACGACAACTCCACTTCAAATGGACTGGGTTCTGTTAATGTAGGATGGGTGGAATCCCCATCGATAGCATCAACCGAAGCTGCTCTATCAATCACTCTCGAAGCACGTTAA